The Triticum aestivum cultivar Chinese Spring chromosome 7B, IWGSC CS RefSeq v2.1, whole genome shotgun sequence genome window below encodes:
- the LOC123157401 gene encoding beta-1,3-galactosyltransferase GALT1, translating to MKKWHGGSVILCLFLILMLRYVILDSPLAERSLQYVFQQNSTAQLHWLDVPNPPALQNPQNFSQVISTELLASNLSITRNLSDREIQTLHSWNHLRDLVNNAHILPDGLDAIKEAGVAWRKLNAALEYDDSVVSFNGSTHHKDKEKQCPYSIRRMNVTRVADRFVLRIPCGLIQGSSITIIGTPGGLLGNFKIDLTGAAVPGEPDPPIVLHYNVRLLGDKLTEDPVIVQNTWTIADDWGSEDRCPSSDSDAKDSAKVDDLEKCSSMVGKAHKQILVSKSHSNFSSMQPTRKKTAEPKKYYPFKQGNLAIAILRVGAEGIHMTVDGKHVTSFAFREDLEPGFVGEVRIEGDIKLLSVLASGLPTTEDFEHVTDLEILKAPPVPKDKSIDLFIGIFSTANNFKRRMAVRRTWMQYDAVRSGKVAVRFFVGLHKNDVVNKELWNEARTYGDIQLMPFVDYYSLILWKTIAICIYGTNVLSAKYVMKTDDDAFVRVDEILSSLHQVNISHGLLYGRVNSDSQPHRDPYSKWYITSEEWPEESYPPWAHGPGYIVSQDIAKEVYRKHKRGELKMFKLEDVAMGIWINEMEKEGFDVTYQNDGRILVEGCEDGYVVAHYQEPRQMMCLWDKFQKTKRGNCCNE from the exons ATGAAGAAATGGCACGGTGGTTCTGTCATACTATGTTTGTTCCTAATCTTGATGTTAAGATACGTGATATTGGATAGCCCGCTTGCTGAAAGATCTCTTCAGTATGTCTTCCAACAAAATAGCACGGCGCAGCTACACTGGTTAGATGTTCCAAACCCACCTGCACTTCAGAATCCACAGAACTTCTCTCAAGTGATATCAACTGAATTGTTAGCTTCCAACCTTTCCATAACAAGAAATCTCTCTGATAGAGAAATACAGACGTTGCATTCTTGGAATCATCTGAGGGACCTTGTAAATAATGCCCATATCCTACCAGATGGATTGGATGCAATCAAGGAAGCTGGAGTTGCATGGAGGAAGCTAAATGCAGCCCTTGAATATGATGACTCAGTTGTTTCATTCAATGGTAGCACACATCATAAGGACAAAGAGAAGCAATGCCCATATTCCATTCGAAGAATGAATGTTACAAGGGTAGCTGATAGATTTGTCTTAAGAATTCCTTGTGGGCTTATTCAGGGCTCTTCGATAACTATTATTGGTACTCCTGGTGGTCTTCTGGGTAATTTTAAGATAGACTTAACTGGAGCTGCAGTCCCTGGTGAACCAGACCCTCCAATTGTGCTTCATTACAATGTCCGTCTTCTTGGTGATAAACTTACAGAAGATCCTGTGATTGTCCAAAATACATGGACTATAGCTGATGATTGGGGTTCTGAAGACCGTTGCCCATCTTCTGATTCGGATGCTAAGGACAGTGCAAAAG TGGACGATTTGGAAAAATGTAGCAGCATGGTGGGCAAAGCCCACAAACAGATCTTGGTCTCAAAGTCACATTCTAATTTTTCAAGCATGCAACCTACAAGGAAAAAGACTGCAGAACCTAAAAAATATTATCCCTTCAAACAAGGAAATCTTGCTATAGCAATTCTTCGTGTTGGAGCAGAGGGGATCCATATGACTGTAGATGGGAAACATGTCACTTCCTTTGCATTTCGAGAG GATTTGGAGCCTGGGTTTGTTGGTGAAGTAAGGATTGAAGGAGATATTAAATTGCTGTCTGTGCTAGCAAGTGGCTTGCCTACAACAGAGGACTTTGAGCATGTCACTGACTTGGAAATATTGAAGGCTCCACCTGTCCCTAAGGATAAATCCATTGATCTTTTTATTGGGATATTCTCTACAGCAAATAATTTTAAACGCAGAATGGCGGTTCGAAGAACCTGGATGCAGTACGATGCTGTCCGCTCAGGAAAAGTCGCTGTTCGGTTCTTTGTTGGCCTG CATAAAAATGATGTGGTGAACAAGGAGCTCTGGAACGAAGCACGGACATATGGAGACATCCAATTGATGCCATTTGTTGATTATTACAGCTTGATTCTTTGGAAGACCATTGCCATTTGCATATATGGA ACAAATGTACTTTCAGCCAAGTATGTTATGAAAACCGACGATGACGCTTTCGTTCGTGTAGATGAGATACTTTCGTCCCTACATCAAGTAAATATCAGCCATGGACTGCTGTATGGTCGCGTCAATTCTGATTCTCAGCCTCACCGAGATCCGTATAGCAAGTGGTACATAACTTCAGAG GAATGGCCTGAAGAGAGTTATCCCCCATGGGCACATGGACCAGGGTACATTGTATCTCAGGATATAGCAAAAGAAGTTTACAGGAAACACAAAAGAGGGGAGCTAAAG ATGTTCAAGCTGGAGGATGTGGCGATGGGAATATGGATCAATGAGATGGAGAAGGAAGGCTTTGATGTCACATACCAGAACGACGGAAGGATCTTGGTGGAAGGCTGTGAGGATGGGTATGTGGTTGCCCACTACCAGGAGCCAAGGCAGATGATGTGCCTCTGGGACAAATTCCAGAAAACAAAGCGAGGAAACTGTTGCAACGAGTAA